The DNA region CGCGATATTGCGCTGGCTTTTTCTCAGCTTTCGGGACCCGACGGCCATGACGCCTTCTCAAGTAACGCGCTGGTGTATGTTGATGGGTTGCCGCTTATCACATCCCGTCCGCTGCGCATTGGCTGGATGACCGGTCCGGGACTGGGTCCGGTCGATCCGCAAGTGGCGGCGGTGGTGAAATCAGCAGCGCATTCACTGATGGCACCGGGCATCGTCGTCGAGCAGGTCGGTATTCCAGCACTCGAGCGGGATTTTGCCCTCGAGGTGTTTAACCGAATCCACGTAATGGAGATGAAACCCGCATTTGCCGCGGCAACGGCGGGTCGACATCCTGACGAACTTTACAAGATGGCGAAAACGATGCTGTCGATGCCTGATACATCCCTGTCTGACTTTATTGATGCGGAGCAGGCTGCTGAAAGATTACGTGACGGGTTTGCTGAATACTTTTCACACTATGATGCGCTTATCACCCATGTTCTGCCCATTCCTGCGCACAAACATGGCGTGGAAAAATTTGTTATCGATGGCCACGAAGTAGATGCCACCTATTTGCAGGGTGCCACGGTACCGCTGAATGTCACTGGGCTACCGGGCGTCGCGCTGCCGTTCGGTAAAAGTCATGAAGGCATGCCCATCAGCGTGCAAATTGTGGGTAAATGGCACGATGAACGAACCATTCTGCATATTGCTTCTCTGCTGGAAGCCGTCAGCCCGCTAAAAGACGCTCATCCATCACTTTAAAAAATGAAAACGCCCTGCAAATTCTGTGGGGCGATTTTACGTTTTCGGGCAGGCTGGTGAGTTAGCCTGCTAATGCCGCAGGCAATGGCGTCTTCTTCTCCTGCAACACTCATCTGAGAGCAGCTTTTGCGCCTGTGGCCAACGGCCAGCAACCGAATCAATCTGCGGCTATCAGGCCAGCAGCCGCAGGCCAAAAATAGTGTGCCCTTTCTCATGTCGGTAATAAGCAAGCCCGCCATGTAATGTGGCGATGGCGTACACCAAAGAGAGTCCGAGCCCGCTTCCGGAAGTATGGCGGACATTATCGCCGCGCCAGAATCGCTCGAATAATTTATCCGGATCGGCAATAACGTCACCGGCGTTCGACACCTC from Duffyella gerundensis includes:
- a CDS encoding amidase, whose product is MSKEIFYADATRLASMIRNRDLSPVEVMQAHIDRIAATNPDVNAVVSLAEDAMNQAAAAEAAVMRGEELGPLHGVPFTAKDSIDTAGVLTQRGSPIFKGRRPDEDATSVARLKKAGAILLAKTNLPEFSYWIESDNLLSGRSNNPWDLTRTPGGSSGGESAAIAAGMSPLGLGTDLAISIRGPAAQTGITSMKATHGSVPMTGIWPRAPCRFWHVGPMARSVRDIALAFSQLSGPDGHDAFSSNALVYVDGLPLITSRPLRIGWMTGPGLGPVDPQVAAVVKSAAHSLMAPGIVVEQVGIPALERDFALEVFNRIHVMEMKPAFAAATAGRHPDELYKMAKTMLSMPDTSLSDFIDAEQAAERLRDGFAEYFSHYDALITHVLPIPAHKHGVEKFVIDGHEVDATYLQGATVPLNVTGLPGVALPFGKSHEGMPISVQIVGKWHDERTILHIASLLEAVSPLKDAHPSL